Proteins from one Prevotella sp. E2-28 genomic window:
- a CDS encoding ComEC/Rec2 family competence protein, whose translation MAAFVVCILLSWLLYRREYAQSIGILLCFFCTGLLVGQKDEKPLSDDSWVEAVVFSEPAEKPKTIALDLLLPEEDRHVRCYLWKDEQSRQVQLGSSIVIRHAANGFIRSADWQFGGDGYAKLSHMEHLQLRFLQIRHRLLSRYKAMPASEEQYAVLAAMTLGDKSALTKDLRETYSVTGASHVLALSGLHLGIIYLLLFQLTLGRRHFWLSQVVIILSIWAFAFLTGLSTSIVRSATMISFYALFSVAGRHRSPVNLLCFTAIIMLLINPTSLYDIGFQLSYSAVLAILLLMPLFESFFPENYFVGRPVQRYIYNMVGMSVAAQIGVAPLIAFHFGRFSTYFLLTNFVVLPAATIILYGALLIVLFPMFSSVSLWIVDILNKALEWISQMPCASIDGLHPTVLQICLLYIVFFCVYFSLRTLQQRVPPIT comes from the coding sequence ATGGCAGCGTTTGTTGTTTGTATCCTGTTGTCTTGGTTGCTTTATCGTCGGGAGTATGCGCAAAGCATTGGCATCCTTTTGTGCTTCTTTTGTACAGGATTGCTGGTAGGTCAGAAAGATGAGAAACCTTTGTCTGATGATAGTTGGGTGGAGGCTGTTGTCTTTTCTGAGCCTGCAGAGAAACCGAAAACCATTGCGCTGGACTTGTTGTTGCCTGAGGAGGATAGGCATGTGCGTTGCTATTTATGGAAGGATGAGCAAAGCAGACAGGTGCAGTTGGGAAGCAGTATCGTGATACGTCATGCGGCTAATGGCTTTATTCGTAGTGCTGACTGGCAGTTTGGAGGTGATGGATATGCAAAACTGTCGCACATGGAGCACTTACAACTACGTTTTCTTCAGATACGTCATCGTCTATTAAGCCGTTATAAAGCAATGCCAGCGAGCGAAGAACAATATGCTGTACTGGCTGCAATGACATTAGGTGATAAATCTGCTTTGACAAAGGACTTGCGTGAGACTTATTCCGTAACAGGTGCTTCGCATGTCCTCGCCCTTAGTGGGTTACATCTGGGTATCATATATCTCCTGCTTTTCCAATTGACATTAGGGCGCCGTCATTTCTGGTTATCGCAGGTAGTCATTATCCTGAGTATTTGGGCCTTCGCTTTTTTAACAGGATTATCCACTAGTATTGTCCGTTCGGCTACGATGATTAGTTTCTATGCCTTATTCTCTGTGGCAGGTCGTCATCGGTCACCAGTCAACCTCTTGTGTTTTACAGCTATCATCATGTTGCTGATTAATCCAACTTCGCTTTATGATATAGGGTTCCAGTTATCGTACTCTGCAGTTTTGGCTATCTTGCTTTTGATGCCTTTGTTTGAGAGCTTCTTCCCTGAGAATTATTTTGTAGGTCGTCCAGTTCAGCGCTATATATATAATATGGTGGGCATGTCTGTTGCTGCACAGATTGGCGTAGCACCACTTATCGCTTTTCATTTTGGACGTTTCTCTACTTATTTCCTACTTACTAATTTTGTTGTTTTACCTGCAGCAACAATTATTCTTTATGGAGCGCTCCTTATTGTCTTGTTTCCAATGTTTAGTTCTGTGTCGCTTTGGATTGTTGATATATTAAACAAGGCACTTGAGTGGATTTCCCAAATGCCTTGTGCTAGTATTGACGGATTACATCCGACAGTTCTTCAAATATGTCTTTTGTATATAGTCTTCTTTTGCGTTTATTTCTCCTTGAGAACGTTACAACAACGGGTGCCTCCCATTACATGA
- the rseP gene encoding RIP metalloprotease RseP — protein MEVFLIKALQFLMSISLLVLLHELGHFTFAKLFKVRVSRFYLFFNPKFHLISTYDTWVRRLLKLKPEVVPTKEVEETDKDGKTTTQKEKEYVGTEYGIGWLPLGGYCAIDGMIDETNQKLSEETHPWEFRTKPVWQRLLIMVGGVLVNFILAFFIYSMVLFTWGETYTPLQSMKQGMEFNEQAKAIGFQDGDILISTNDKEFKKADADMYRMLCNAKEVHVKRNGKLVTIQMPEGLSLIEMAQEVPVFVRPMVPAEIDSVIPGTPADAIGLQKGDLILAANNKQVNSFYGFTDELTRINDVLSSAKTPADSTKALQLTLVYQRGENIDTVNTALTKDLKLGFAPKQAYEPTTFEYNLFESIPAGIAYGWNMLSSYVSDLKYLFASDGVKQLGGFGAIGNLFPSVWDWHQFWLMTAFLSIILAFMNILPIPALDGGHVLFLLYEMITRKKPSEDFLIKAEYIGFGLLILLMVVANINDILRYLNIM, from the coding sequence ATGGAAGTATTTCTGATAAAAGCCCTGCAGTTTCTGATGTCAATCAGTCTGCTAGTGCTTCTCCACGAATTAGGACACTTTACGTTTGCCAAACTCTTTAAGGTACGCGTGTCCAGATTCTACTTGTTTTTCAACCCTAAGTTCCACCTTATCAGTACATACGACACTTGGGTACGTCGTCTGTTGAAGTTGAAGCCCGAAGTAGTTCCTACCAAAGAGGTAGAAGAGACCGACAAAGACGGGAAGACTACCACGCAGAAAGAAAAGGAATATGTAGGTACGGAATACGGAATTGGCTGGCTGCCCTTAGGTGGCTATTGTGCCATTGACGGTATGATTGACGAGACCAACCAGAAACTCAGTGAGGAAACTCATCCTTGGGAGTTCCGCACAAAGCCCGTATGGCAGCGTCTGTTGATTATGGTTGGCGGTGTATTGGTAAACTTCATACTGGCATTCTTTATCTACTCAATGGTACTCTTCACCTGGGGCGAGACCTATACCCCATTGCAGAGTATGAAACAGGGTATGGAGTTCAACGAACAGGCAAAGGCTATTGGTTTCCAAGATGGCGATATCCTGATTTCTACCAATGATAAGGAATTCAAGAAGGCCGATGCCGACATGTATCGCATGCTTTGCAATGCCAAAGAGGTTCATGTAAAACGCAATGGAAAACTCGTCACCATCCAGATGCCAGAGGGACTCAGTCTTATTGAGATGGCACAGGAAGTTCCCGTCTTTGTGCGTCCAATGGTACCTGCTGAGATTGACAGCGTCATACCTGGCACACCTGCCGATGCCATTGGCTTACAGAAAGGTGACTTGATTCTGGCTGCAAACAACAAACAGGTGAACTCTTTCTATGGTTTCACAGACGAGTTAACCCGTATAAATGACGTACTGTCATCAGCAAAGACACCTGCCGACAGCACAAAGGCTTTGCAGTTAACACTGGTATATCAGCGAGGCGAAAACATAGATACTGTCAATACGGCTTTGACAAAAGACCTGAAATTGGGCTTTGCACCCAAACAGGCTTACGAGCCAACCACATTCGAGTACAATCTGTTTGAGAGTATCCCTGCAGGCATCGCCTACGGTTGGAATATGTTGAGTAGCTATGTAAGCGACCTGAAATATCTGTTTGCATCTGACGGTGTGAAGCAGTTGGGTGGCTTTGGAGCCATCGGCAACCTGTTCCCCTCTGTATGGGATTGGCATCAGTTCTGGCTAATGACGGCTTTCCTGAGCATCATCCTGGCCTTCATGAACATCTTGCCTATTCCTGCATTAGACGGTGGACACGTGTTGTTCCTGCTCTATGAGATGATTACACGCAAGAAGCCCTCTGAGGACTTCCTCATCAAGGCAGAATATATTGGTTTCGGACTTCTCATCTTATTGATGGTCGTAGCCAACATAAACGATATCCTACGCTATCTGAACATCATGTAA